One Aquila chrysaetos chrysaetos chromosome 22, bAquChr1.4, whole genome shotgun sequence genomic window carries:
- the HBEGF gene encoding proheparin-binding EGF-like growth factor, producing MDGRAVLIHALLAAVCSAAAGGLGRDELHNEVLHKGGGGAPVPATAALLGGSPEKEGGGAASGDDLSELPRVAFLSKPQGLVTPKKKGNGNKRRKGKGLGKKRDPCLRKYKDFCIHGECKYIRELGAPSCICQPGYHGERCHGLSLPVEHPPSAYDHTTALAVVAVVLSSLCLVIIAALLMLRCHKRGVYDVENEEKIKLGITVNH from the exons ATGGACGGGCGGGCGGTGCTGATCCACGCGCTGCTGGCGGCGG TGtgctcggcggcggcgggcgggctggGCCGGGACGAGCTGCACAACGAGGTGCTGCACAAGGGCGGCGGAGGGGCGCCGGTCCCGGCCACGGCCGCGCTGCTCGGCGGCAGCCCGGAGAAGGAGGGCGGCGGAGCGGCCTCGGGGGACGACCTCAGCGAGCTGCCGAGAG TTGCTTTCCTGTCAAAGCCTCAAGGCCTGGTTACTCCCAAGAAAAAAGGGAACgggaataaaagaagaaaaggcaaaggcctggggaaaaagagagaccCGTGCCTGCGGAAGTACAAGGATTTCTGTATTCACGGCGAATGCAAATACATCCGAGAGCTGGGAGCTCCCTCCTGCAT ATGCCAGCCAGGATATCATGGAGAGAGATGCCATGGCCTCTCGCTGCCTGTGGAGCACCCCCCCAGCGCATACGACCACACCACGGCACTGGCCGTCGTTGCTGTCGTCCTGTCCTCCCTGTGTCTTGTCATCATCGCAGCCCTGCTGATGCTCAG GTGTCACAAGAGGGGTGTCTACGATGTAGAAAACGAAGAGAAAATCAAGCTGGGCATCACTGTGAATCACTGA